A single region of the Chthoniobacterales bacterium genome encodes:
- a CDS encoding ATP-binding cassette domain-containing protein: MSRMRTSVIWLANVTLGSVPIATARRNRFFLHFDAGASNIAASAMNAPMLRCRNLRCRRPLWRAGASQVRGITAEFAAGKFHAIRGDEGCGKNLLLHLLGLLEQPDEGNVWLGNIDTTSLGAEERDSLRLRNFGFLFPACALLPSLSLLENIAFPVIKAGVGDEVLQAERTLLALQFCGMESEADLPVSRLSPERQAVGAFARAIAHRPRVLIAESPAAEELIVPLARLAVDEFGLTVVWGSRGDGPATGAADRVLSMADGHICAVAA; encoded by the coding sequence ATGAGCAGGATGCGCACCAGCGTGATTTGGTTGGCCAATGTCACACTCGGGAGCGTGCCGATCGCGACGGCAAGGCGCAACAGATTCTTCCTGCATTTTGACGCGGGTGCGTCCAACATCGCAGCAAGCGCAATGAACGCCCCGATGCTCCGCTGCCGAAATCTCCGGTGCCGGCGCCCGCTCTGGCGCGCCGGAGCCTCGCAGGTGCGCGGCATCACGGCGGAATTCGCCGCCGGGAAATTCCATGCCATCCGCGGTGACGAAGGCTGCGGCAAAAATCTTTTGCTCCATCTGCTCGGATTGCTCGAGCAACCGGACGAGGGGAATGTATGGCTCGGCAACATCGACACGACGTCCCTCGGCGCGGAAGAGCGCGACAGCTTGCGGCTGAGGAATTTCGGGTTCCTTTTCCCCGCGTGCGCATTGTTGCCCTCGCTGAGCCTGCTGGAGAATATCGCTTTCCCGGTGATCAAGGCGGGCGTCGGCGACGAAGTGCTGCAGGCCGAGCGGACATTGCTCGCGCTGCAATTTTGCGGGATGGAGAGCGAGGCTGATTTGCCCGTGTCGCGATTGAGCCCCGAGCGCCAGGCGGTCGGCGCCTTCGCCCGCGCCATCGCCCACCGTCCGCGCGTGCTCATCGCCGAGTCGCCGGCGGCGGAGGAACTGATCGTCCCTCTCGCGCGACTTGCGGTGGACGAGTTCGGGCTGACCGTGGTGTGGGGTTCGCGTGGGGACGGTCCGGCCACGGGTGCGGCGGACCGGGTCTTGTCGATGGCTGACGGCCACATTTGCGCCGTCGCGGCGTGA
- a CDS encoding ribosome biogenesis GTPase Der → MKKAVLVGRPNVGKSALFNRLAGRRIAIVHDQPGVTRDRIEAVCGLGRNPFAIVDTGGIGAAPDPDFAEATHRAADAAVEDADVVLFVVDGKDGLLPLDAELAAKLRRWSRPVILVVNKLDDPKHDALAEEFHQLGFSRIAGVSAVHGRGTDDLVEAIGEAFGDRGENAPPEQSIPPRIVIIGRPNVGKSSLTNALLGRERAIVSDIAGTTRDALEVPCELGERPYLLLDTAGIRHRSRHDTSVEVFSVMRSEEAIRMADVCVLVIDASVGVTEQDKRIAGLVQKSRKAVVVAVNKADLLPADDRRRDGLKERLSLWRSQLFFIPYAPFVMLSAKTGANLKRLGTTLEKVRQHATRRIGTGELNRVIRDAMILHPPPMKGPRRLKVFYATQLEETNPRPFAPVRFLLFVNAPGLLLPSYETYLAAQLRRVREYPGLPLLLELRARPESEKRQRSRGRRPSPAKRK, encoded by the coding sequence ATGAAAAAGGCTGTCCTCGTCGGCCGTCCGAACGTCGGGAAGTCGGCCCTGTTCAACCGTCTCGCCGGCCGTCGCATCGCCATCGTGCACGACCAACCCGGCGTGACCCGCGACCGGATCGAGGCGGTGTGCGGGCTCGGACGCAATCCTTTCGCCATCGTCGATACGGGTGGCATCGGCGCCGCGCCTGATCCGGATTTCGCCGAAGCCACGCACCGCGCGGCCGACGCCGCCGTCGAGGACGCCGACGTTGTTCTCTTTGTGGTCGATGGCAAGGACGGGCTGCTGCCTTTGGACGCGGAACTCGCCGCCAAATTGCGCCGTTGGTCCCGGCCCGTGATTCTTGTGGTCAACAAACTCGACGACCCCAAGCACGATGCGCTCGCCGAGGAATTCCATCAGCTCGGCTTTTCGCGCATCGCGGGAGTCAGCGCGGTCCACGGCCGCGGGACGGACGATTTGGTCGAGGCGATCGGCGAGGCATTCGGCGACCGCGGGGAAAACGCGCCCCCCGAGCAGTCGATTCCTCCGCGCATCGTCATCATCGGACGTCCCAATGTCGGCAAGTCCTCGCTGACCAACGCCCTTTTGGGGCGCGAGCGGGCGATCGTCAGCGACATTGCCGGAACCACGCGCGATGCCCTCGAGGTTCCGTGCGAGTTGGGGGAGCGGCCTTACCTGCTGCTCGACACCGCGGGCATAAGGCACCGGTCCCGGCACGACACCTCGGTGGAGGTTTTCAGCGTCATGCGCTCCGAGGAAGCGATCCGCATGGCCGACGTGTGCGTGCTCGTCATCGATGCCTCGGTGGGCGTCACCGAGCAGGACAAGCGCATAGCCGGCCTCGTGCAAAAGTCGCGCAAAGCCGTGGTTGTCGCGGTGAACAAGGCCGACCTTCTTCCGGCTGACGATCGCCGTCGTGACGGACTGAAAGAGCGCTTGTCGCTGTGGCGCTCGCAGTTGTTTTTCATCCCCTACGCTCCCTTTGTCATGCTTTCCGCCAAGACGGGGGCCAACCTCAAGCGTCTCGGGACGACCTTGGAGAAGGTCCGTCAGCACGCCACGCGAAGGATCGGCACCGGCGAGTTGAACCGCGTGATCCGCGACGCCATGATCTTGCACCCGCCGCCCATGAAAGGCCCGCGACGGCTCAAGGTTTTCTATGCCACGCAGCTGGAGGAGACCAATCCCCGGCCTTTCGCCCCGGTGCGCTTCCTGCTCTTTGTCAACGCCCCGGGACTGCTCCTGCCGAGCTACGAGACCTATCTCGCCGCGCAGCTCCGCCGTGTGCGCGAATACCCCGGGCTGCCGCTGCTGCTCGAATTGCGTGCCCGCCCGGAGTCGGAGAAGCGTCAGCGGTCTCGCGGCCGCCGACCCTCCCCGGCCAAGCGGAAATAA
- the gltB gene encoding glutamate synthase large subunit: protein MKKPGKQGLYDPQFEHESCGVGFVANMKGAKSHEIVRQGLQILVNLEHRGACGFEENTGDGAGILIQMPHKFLSAVAKEEHIDLPAAGQYGVAMVFLPQEKQQRKKIEERFEQVVRAEGQKFLGWRSVPTDNSSLGETAKAEEPVVRMAFVGRSSSITDDLAFERKLYVIRHRLFNEIRYAGSPGGSFFYVPSFSARTLVYKGMLTPPQVALYYPDLSDPRMESALALVHSRFSTNTFPSWDRAHPYRFVAHNGEINTLRGNVNWMNARESQLASPLFGEDIETLKPIIHADGSDSAMFDNCFEFLVLSGRPLAHAAVMMIPEPWANHNLMPADRKAFYEYHSCLMEPWDGPAAVAFTDGVQIGAVLDRNGLRPCRYYVTKDDLVIMASEVGVLDIKPERVASKGRLQPGRIFLVDTKEGRIIADEEIKSSLAKQHPYGQWLKDNLIKLDDLPEGKEPAHPDHGTVTTRQLAFGYTQEDLNLIIAPMARTAVEPIGSMGNDTPLAALSDKPHLLYNYFKQLFAQVTNPPIDSIREEIVTSAITTLGSEGNLLEPGPGSCRQIQLASPVITNEELEKLRALDRPGFKSATLPILYDVAGGGASLRKALDELFAEADRLIAGGVNILILSDRGLNEQMAPIPALLAVSGLHHHLVANGTRTQVGLVLESGEPREVHHFALLTGYGVGAVNPYLAFESIEDVINRRSLTGIDPKKAMKQYVKAAVKGIVKTMSKMGISTIQSYRGAQIFEAVGLNTEVVDTYFTGTASRIEGIDLEGIAREAHDRHRRAWPGRDFRDDVLDPGGVYKWRKDGEHHNFNPTTIHLLQHACRTADMGVFRKYSQSVNDQSAKLATLRGLMDFEFPQDGGVPIEEVESVESIMKRFKTGAMSYGSISQEAHETLAIAMNRIGGKSNTGEGGEDPERYKILPNGDSKNSAIKQVASGRFGVTSYYLSQAKELQIKIVQGAKPGEGGQLPGTKVYPWIAKVRHSTPGVGLISPPPHHDIYSIEDLAELIHDLKNANRHARISVKLVSEVGVGTVAAGVAKAHADVVLVSGYDGGTGASPLSSIQHAGMPWELGLAETHQTLLLNNLRSRIVVEVDGQLKTGRDVVIGALLGAEEFGFATAPLVVMGCIMMRACHLNTCPVGVATQDPELRKKFTGDADHVVNFMRFIATEVRELMAKLGFRTIDEMVGRVDRLAMRKAVDHWKAQGLDYSRILYAPDVGEDVGRYCTMKQDHGIEKSLDLTTLLKICEAAIERGEKVHSRLPIKNVNRVVGTILGYEISKAHGMDGLPEDTIELDFVGSAGQSFGAFAPRGLTLRLEGDANDYVGKGLSGGKIVVQPPGATTFDAETNIIIGNVAFYGATGGEAYIRGMAGERFCVRNSGVKAVVEAVGDHGCEYMTGGRVVVLGPTGRNFAAGMSGGIAYVYDEAGDFHTRCNMDMVDLERLDDKDEAAEVRAMVERHAKFTGSKRAHQILAGWENSAQKFVKVLPKDYKRVLQAMDRVLAAGLSGDEAVMAAFEENARDLARVGGN from the coding sequence ATGAAAAAGCCCGGAAAACAAGGACTCTACGACCCGCAGTTCGAGCATGAATCCTGCGGCGTCGGCTTTGTCGCCAACATGAAAGGCGCCAAGTCGCACGAAATTGTCCGGCAGGGTCTGCAAATTCTGGTCAATCTCGAGCATCGCGGCGCTTGCGGGTTCGAGGAAAACACCGGCGACGGCGCCGGCATCCTGATCCAGATGCCGCACAAGTTCCTCTCGGCCGTGGCCAAGGAGGAGCACATCGACCTTCCCGCGGCCGGACAATACGGGGTGGCCATGGTTTTTCTGCCGCAAGAGAAGCAGCAGCGGAAAAAAATCGAGGAGCGTTTCGAGCAGGTCGTGCGTGCCGAGGGGCAAAAGTTTCTCGGTTGGCGCTCGGTGCCCACGGACAACTCCAGCCTCGGCGAAACGGCCAAGGCGGAAGAACCGGTCGTCCGCATGGCTTTCGTCGGACGCAGTTCGTCCATCACGGACGACCTCGCTTTCGAGCGCAAGCTTTACGTGATCCGCCACCGGCTTTTCAACGAGATCCGCTACGCCGGATCTCCGGGCGGCAGTTTCTTTTATGTGCCGAGCTTTTCGGCGCGCACCCTGGTTTACAAGGGCATGCTCACGCCGCCGCAGGTCGCGCTTTATTACCCAGACCTTTCCGATCCGCGCATGGAAAGCGCGCTGGCCCTCGTTCACTCGCGCTTCAGCACCAACACATTCCCGAGCTGGGATCGCGCGCACCCCTACCGTTTCGTGGCGCACAATGGCGAGATCAACACGCTGCGCGGCAACGTCAACTGGATGAATGCCCGCGAGTCGCAGCTGGCTTCGCCGCTCTTCGGCGAGGACATCGAGACGCTCAAACCGATCATCCACGCCGACGGCAGCGACTCGGCCATGTTCGACAACTGCTTCGAGTTTCTCGTCCTCTCGGGGCGTCCGCTCGCCCACGCCGCGGTGATGATGATCCCCGAGCCTTGGGCCAACCACAACTTGATGCCCGCCGACCGCAAGGCCTTCTACGAATACCATTCCTGCCTGATGGAACCGTGGGACGGTCCGGCCGCGGTGGCATTCACCGATGGCGTGCAGATCGGCGCCGTGCTCGACCGCAATGGCCTGCGTCCATGCCGCTACTACGTGACCAAGGACGACCTCGTCATCATGGCGTCCGAAGTCGGCGTGCTCGACATCAAGCCCGAGCGCGTGGCGTCGAAAGGACGTCTCCAGCCCGGCCGCATCTTCCTCGTGGATACCAAGGAAGGTCGCATCATCGCCGACGAGGAAATCAAATCCTCCTTGGCCAAGCAGCATCCTTACGGTCAGTGGCTCAAAGACAATCTGATCAAGCTCGACGACCTTCCGGAGGGCAAGGAACCCGCGCATCCCGACCACGGGACGGTGACCACGCGCCAGCTCGCCTTCGGCTACACGCAGGAGGACCTCAATCTCATCATCGCGCCGATGGCCCGCACGGCTGTCGAGCCGATCGGGTCGATGGGGAACGACACGCCGCTTGCCGCGCTTTCGGACAAGCCGCATCTCCTTTACAACTACTTCAAGCAGCTCTTTGCGCAGGTGACCAACCCGCCGATCGATTCGATCCGCGAAGAGATCGTCACCTCGGCCATCACCACGCTGGGATCCGAGGGCAACCTGCTCGAGCCCGGCCCCGGCAGCTGCCGCCAGATCCAGCTCGCCTCGCCGGTCATCACCAACGAGGAGCTGGAAAAGCTGCGCGCGCTCGACCGCCCCGGATTCAAATCCGCCACGCTGCCCATCCTCTATGACGTCGCCGGCGGCGGCGCCTCCTTGCGGAAAGCGCTGGACGAACTTTTCGCCGAGGCCGACCGCCTTATTGCCGGGGGCGTGAACATCCTCATTCTTTCCGACCGCGGCTTGAACGAGCAAATGGCCCCCATACCGGCGCTGCTCGCGGTTTCCGGCCTTCATCATCACCTCGTCGCCAACGGCACGCGCACACAAGTCGGCCTGGTCCTCGAATCGGGCGAGCCGCGCGAAGTGCATCACTTCGCCCTGCTCACCGGCTACGGGGTGGGTGCGGTCAACCCCTATCTCGCCTTCGAATCCATCGAGGATGTCATCAACCGCCGCAGCCTGACCGGTATCGATCCCAAGAAGGCGATGAAGCAATACGTCAAGGCCGCGGTCAAGGGCATCGTCAAGACGATGTCCAAGATGGGCATCTCGACGATCCAAAGTTATCGCGGTGCGCAGATTTTCGAGGCTGTCGGTCTGAATACCGAAGTCGTCGACACCTATTTCACAGGAACGGCCTCGCGCATCGAGGGCATCGATCTCGAGGGTATCGCCCGGGAGGCGCACGACCGTCACCGCCGTGCGTGGCCCGGACGCGATTTCCGCGACGACGTGCTCGACCCGGGCGGCGTTTACAAGTGGCGCAAGGATGGCGAGCACCACAACTTCAACCCCACAACCATCCACCTGCTGCAGCACGCCTGCCGCACGGCCGACATGGGTGTCTTCCGCAAATATTCGCAGTCGGTCAACGACCAGTCGGCCAAGCTGGCCACCTTGCGCGGTCTCATGGATTTCGAATTTCCCCAAGACGGCGGCGTCCCGATCGAGGAAGTCGAATCCGTCGAGTCGATCATGAAGCGTTTCAAGACCGGCGCCATGTCCTACGGCTCGATCAGCCAGGAAGCGCACGAAACGCTGGCCATCGCCATGAACCGCATCGGCGGCAAGAGCAACACGGGCGAGGGGGGCGAGGACCCGGAGCGCTACAAAATCCTGCCCAACGGCGACTCCAAAAACAGCGCGATCAAGCAAGTCGCGTCGGGGCGTTTCGGCGTCACCAGCTACTACCTCTCGCAGGCCAAGGAACTGCAGATCAAAATCGTCCAGGGCGCGAAGCCGGGCGAGGGCGGCCAGCTCCCCGGCACCAAAGTCTATCCGTGGATCGCCAAAGTCCGGCATTCCACGCCGGGCGTGGGCCTTATCTCCCCGCCGCCGCACCACGACATCTACTCGATCGAAGATCTCGCGGAGTTGATCCACGACCTCAAGAACGCCAATCGCCACGCGCGCATTTCGGTCAAACTCGTGAGCGAGGTCGGTGTCGGAACGGTCGCCGCGGGCGTGGCCAAGGCACATGCCGACGTTGTGCTTGTCAGCGGCTACGACGGCGGCACCGGCGCGTCGCCGCTTTCCAGCATCCAGCACGCGGGGATGCCTTGGGAACTCGGACTCGCCGAAACGCATCAGACCCTTCTGCTCAACAACCTCCGCAGCCGTATCGTCGTCGAAGTGGACGGCCAGCTCAAAACCGGACGCGACGTGGTCATCGGCGCGCTGCTCGGCGCCGAGGAATTCGGTTTCGCCACCGCGCCCCTCGTCGTCATGGGTTGCATCATGATGCGCGCCTGCCACCTCAACACCTGTCCCGTCGGCGTGGCCACGCAGGATCCGGAGCTGCGCAAAAAATTCACCGGCGACGCGGACCATGTGGTCAACTTCATGCGCTTCATCGCCACCGAGGTGCGCGAACTCATGGCCAAGCTGGGCTTCCGCACGATCGATGAAATGGTCGGACGCGTGGACCGGTTGGCCATGCGCAAGGCGGTCGATCACTGGAAGGCGCAGGGCCTCGATTACTCGCGCATCCTTTACGCTCCCGACGTGGGCGAAGATGTGGGCCGCTACTGCACGATGAAGCAGGATCATGGCATCGAGAAATCCCTCGACCTCACGACCCTGCTCAAAATTTGCGAGGCGGCCATCGAGCGCGGGGAAAAAGTGCACTCGCGCCTGCCGATCAAAAACGTCAACCGCGTGGTCGGCACCATCCTCGGCTACGAAATTTCCAAAGCCCACGGCATGGACGGCCTGCCGGAGGACACCATCGAACTCGATTTCGTCGGCTCGGCCGGCCAGAGCTTTGGTGCCTTCGCGCCTCGCGGTCTCACCCTGCGGTTGGAAGGCGATGCCAACGACTACGTGGGCAAAGGGCTCAGCGGTGGAAAAATCGTCGTGCAGCCGCCCGGCGCGACAACCTTCGACGCCGAGACAAACATCATCATCGGCAATGTCGCGTTCTACGGCGCCACGGGCGGCGAAGCCTACATCCGCGGCATGGCCGGGGAGCGCTTCTGCGTCCGCAACAGCGGCGTGAAGGCGGTCGTCGAGGCCGTCGGGGACCACGGATGCGAATACATGACCGGCGGACGCGTTGTCGTCCTCGGTCCCACCGGCCGCAACTTCGCGGCGGGCATGTCCGGCGGTATCGCCTACGTTTATGACGAGGCGGGCGACTTCCACACCCGTTGCAACATGGACATGGTCGATCTCGAGCGCCTGGACGACAAGGACGAGGCTGCCGAGGTCCGGGCCATGGTCGAGCGTCACGCGAAGTTCACGGGAAGCAAGCGCGCGCACCAGATCCTGGCCGGCTGGGAAAACTCGGCGCAGAAATTCGTCAAGGTCCTGCCGAAGGATTACAAGCGTGTGCTGCAGGCGATGGACCGGGTTCTCGCGGCGGGCCTCAGCGGCGACGAGGCCGTCATGGCCGCTTTCGAGGAAAATGCCCGCGACCTTGCGCGCGTGGGAGGCAATTGA
- a CDS encoding glutamate synthase subunit beta, producing MGKPTGFMEFTRELPRDRSPRERIRDWEEFHDHTPDEMLQKQGARCMDCGTPFCQTGLILGGAASGCPINNLIPEWNDLVYRGLWRDALDRLHKTNNFPEFTGRVCPAPCEGACVLGIIEPPVTIKNIEFSIIEKGFAEGWVVPNPPKHRTGKKVAVVGSGPAGLACADQLNKAGHAVTVLERADRIGGLLTYGIPNMKLDKEDIVMRRVNILAAEGVEFVTSADVGKNYPAEKLAKDFDAVVLCCGATQARDLPIGGRDLAGIFPAMEFLTTNTRCLLDGTGVPESISAKDRDVVVIGGGDTGTDCVGTSIRQGCRSVTQLEIMPRPPETRAANNPWPEWPKIFRTDYGQEEAAAVFGSDPRVYCTTAKKFTGEKDGRVKEIHTVQVEWKLDGNGRYAPADVPGTEKVIPAQLVLLAMGFLGPEKPLVEKLGLATDERSNVKAEYGKFATSVPGVFAAGDMRRGQSLVVWAINEGRAAARECDRYLMGFTNLP from the coding sequence ATGGGCAAACCGACCGGATTCATGGAGTTCACCCGCGAACTGCCGCGGGATCGTTCACCCCGAGAGCGCATCCGCGACTGGGAAGAGTTTCACGACCACACTCCCGATGAGATGCTGCAAAAGCAGGGCGCGCGCTGCATGGATTGCGGCACGCCCTTTTGCCAGACCGGCCTGATCCTCGGCGGCGCGGCCAGCGGTTGCCCGATCAACAACCTCATTCCCGAGTGGAACGACCTCGTTTACCGCGGGCTCTGGCGCGATGCCCTCGACCGCCTGCACAAGACCAACAACTTCCCCGAGTTCACCGGCCGGGTTTGCCCCGCGCCCTGCGAAGGCGCCTGCGTGCTGGGGATCATCGAGCCGCCGGTCACGATCAAGAACATCGAATTTTCCATCATCGAGAAAGGATTCGCCGAGGGCTGGGTCGTGCCGAATCCCCCGAAGCACCGCACGGGCAAGAAAGTCGCCGTGGTCGGGTCCGGTCCGGCCGGCCTCGCGTGCGCCGATCAACTCAACAAAGCCGGTCACGCCGTCACCGTGCTCGAGCGCGCCGACCGCATCGGCGGGCTGCTCACCTACGGCATTCCCAACATGAAACTCGACAAGGAGGACATCGTCATGCGCCGCGTGAACATCCTTGCCGCCGAAGGTGTCGAGTTTGTCACCAGCGCGGATGTCGGCAAAAATTATCCCGCCGAAAAACTCGCCAAGGATTTCGATGCCGTGGTCCTTTGTTGCGGCGCCACGCAGGCCCGGGATCTTCCGATCGGGGGTCGCGACCTGGCGGGCATCTTTCCCGCGATGGAATTTCTCACCACCAACACCCGTTGCCTGCTTGACGGGACCGGTGTGCCGGAATCCATCAGCGCCAAGGACCGCGACGTCGTTGTCATCGGCGGCGGCGACACCGGCACCGACTGCGTGGGCACGTCGATCCGCCAAGGCTGCCGCAGCGTCACCCAGCTGGAGATCATGCCTCGCCCGCCCGAGACCCGCGCGGCCAACAACCCGTGGCCGGAATGGCCCAAGATTTTCCGCACCGATTACGGACAGGAAGAAGCCGCGGCGGTGTTCGGCTCCGACCCGCGCGTTTATTGCACCACGGCCAAAAAGTTCACCGGCGAGAAAGACGGACGCGTGAAGGAAATCCACACCGTGCAGGTCGAGTGGAAACTCGACGGCAACGGCCGCTATGCGCCTGCAGACGTGCCCGGAACGGAAAAAGTGATCCCCGCGCAACTGGTTTTGCTGGCCATGGGTTTTCTCGGGCCCGAAAAGCCCCTCGTTGAAAAACTCGGCCTCGCCACCGACGAACGCAGCAACGTGAAAGCCGAATACGGCAAGTTCGCCACCAGCGTCCCGGGTGTTTTCGCCGCCGGCGACATGCGGCGCGGTCAAAGCCTGGTCGTGTGGGCGATCAATGAAGGCCGTGCCGCCGCGCGCGAGTGCGACCGTTATCTGATGGGCTTCACGAATCTTCCGTGA
- a CDS encoding helix-turn-helix domain-containing protein yields MSKASDILRSTPLARDHAKSFSAATGLPVSIETPGETNLAATDLPECCRQFLADGKARSRCEQTHKALQGKTPRTVRCFAGLTSSAVPVVVRDETVAYLHTGHAAVNGDADQRHIGAVRKTRGQYEGALRLLELFSQQLAQSLPAETQGCPYPAIDRAALEISRHPEKRWRLSTLAHAAKMNAAYFSEMFRRRLGLTLTRFIAAARIERAKQLLRHTDMKVIEIAYASGFGSVSQFNRVFRRESAAHPADFRSRHRPAKNQNSR; encoded by the coding sequence GTGAGCAAAGCGTCCGACATCCTGCGTTCGACACCGCTGGCCCGCGACCATGCGAAATCTTTCAGCGCCGCGACGGGTCTGCCGGTGAGCATCGAGACTCCGGGCGAAACCAATCTCGCAGCCACCGACCTGCCGGAATGCTGCCGGCAATTTCTCGCGGACGGCAAAGCGCGTTCGCGTTGCGAGCAGACGCACAAGGCACTGCAGGGCAAAACGCCGCGCACGGTGCGCTGTTTCGCCGGGCTGACATCATCCGCCGTCCCGGTCGTGGTGCGCGACGAGACCGTGGCTTATCTTCACACGGGCCACGCAGCGGTGAACGGCGACGCCGACCAGCGGCACATCGGCGCGGTGCGCAAAACGCGAGGGCAATACGAGGGCGCGCTGCGTCTGCTCGAACTGTTTTCGCAGCAGCTCGCGCAGAGCCTGCCTGCAGAAACGCAAGGTTGCCCCTACCCCGCGATCGACCGAGCGGCGCTGGAGATCAGCCGGCATCCCGAAAAACGCTGGCGACTGAGCACGCTGGCCCACGCGGCAAAGATGAATGCCGCCTATTTCAGCGAGATGTTCCGCCGGCGTTTGGGCCTCACCTTGACCAGATTCATCGCCGCGGCACGCATCGAAAGGGCGAAGCAACTCCTGCGCCATACCGACATGAAAGTGATCGAGATCGCCTATGCGTCGGGATTCGGCTCGGTATCGCAGTTCAATCGTGTGTTCCGCCGCGAATCCGCCGCGCATCCGGCGGACTTCCGCAGCCGGCACAGGCCGGCGAAAAATCAGAATTCGAGATAA